A window of the Buteo buteo chromosome 8, bButBut1.hap1.1, whole genome shotgun sequence genome harbors these coding sequences:
- the GJA8 gene encoding gap junction alpha-8 protein: MGDWSFLGNILEQVNEQSTVIGRVWLTVLFIFRILILGTAAELVWGDEQSDFVCNTQQPGCENVCYDEAFPISHIRLWVLQIIFVSTPSLMYFGHAVHHVRMEEKRREREEAERRQQAEVDEEKLPLAPNQNKGNNPDGTKKFRLEGTLLRTYIFHIIFKTLFEVGFIVGQYFLYGFRILPLYRCGRWPCPNLVDCFVSRPTEKTIFIMFMLVVASVSLFLNLVEISHLILKRIRRALRRPVEEPLGEVPEKPLHAITVPSIPKTKGYKLLEEEKPVPHYFPLAEVGVEPSPLPAAFNEFEEKIGMGPLEDLSRAFDERLPSYAQAKEPEEEKVRAEEEQEEEQLGRQGEPGVKKAVEEVVSDEVEGPSAPAELTTDMRPLSRLSKASSRARSDDLTV, from the coding sequence ATGGGTGACTGGAGTTTCTTGGGGAACATTTTAGAGCAGGTGAACGAGCAATCCACTGTCATCGGGAGAGTTTGGCTCACAGTGCTCTTCATTTTCCGCATCCTGATCCTGGGAACAGCTGCCGAGCTAGTGTGGGGAGATGAACAGTCAGACTTTGTGTGCAACACCCAGCAACCTGGTTGCGAGAATGTCTGCTATGATGAGGCCTTCCCCATCTCCCACATCCGGCTCTGGGTCCTGCAGATCATTTTTGTATCCACACCTTCACTCATGTACTTTGGGCATGCCGTGCACCATGTCCGCatggaggagaagagaagagagagggaggaagctGAGAGGCGTCAGCAAGCTGAGGTGGATGAAGAGAAGCTGCCCCTGGctccaaatcaaaacaaaggcAACAACCCTGACGGGACCAAGAAGTTTCGCCTGGAGGGCACCCTCCTGAGAACCTATATCTTCCACATCATTTTCAAAACCCTCTTTGAGGTGGGATTCATAGTAGGTCAGTACTTCCTCTACGGCTTCCGAATTCTCCCCCTTTACCGCTGTGGGCGGTGGCCCTGTCCCAATCTTGTGGACTGTTTTGTCTCCAGGCCCACGGAGAAGACCATCTTTATTATGTTCATGCTGGTGGTGGCTTCCGTGTCCCTCTTCCTCAACCTGGTGGAGATCAGTCACTTGATCCTCAAAAGGATCCGGAGGGCTCTGAGAAGACCAGTGGAGGAACCGCTGGGGGAAGTCCCAGAGAAGCCCCTCCATGCCATCACAGTCCCCTCCATCCCAAAGACCAAAGGCTACAAGTTGCTGGAAGAAGAGAAGCCAGTGCCCCACTATTTCCCTCTCGCAGAAGTAGGGGTTGAGCCCAGTCCCCTTCCAGCAGCCTTCAATGAGTTTGAGGAGAAGATTGGTATGGGACCATTGGAAGATCTCTCTAGGGCATTCGATGAGAGGTTACCATCGTATGCACAAGCGAAGGAACCGGAAGAGGAGAAGGTaagagcagaggaggaacaaGAAGAGGAGCAGCTGGGACGTCAGGGAGAGCCAGGGGTGAAGAAAGCAGTGGAGGAGGTGGTGAGCGATGAAGTGGAAGGGCCTTCAGCACCTGCTGAACTCACCACTGATATGAGACCCCTCAGCAGGCTAAGTAAAGCCAGTAGCCGGGCCAGGTCAGATGATTTGACTGTATGA